One genomic window of Ictalurus punctatus breed USDA103 chromosome 23, Coco_2.0, whole genome shotgun sequence includes the following:
- the mrpl17 gene encoding 39S ribosomal protein L17, mitochondrial, giving the protein MRLTIRALISHGRVARRMGLGPESRINMLRNILTGLVRHERIETTRARADEVRFYAEKLIDYAKKGDTNKKSMEMADFWLTEKDLIPKLFKVLAPRFENKSSGYTLLASIPNRENLDRAAMAVIEYKGNPFPPLFPVKRTDELNLVNQLLKGYREEKAQLTTENVGTHR; this is encoded by the exons ATGCGTCTCACTATTCGAGCACTGATCTCGCACGGGCGCGTGGCTCGGCGAATGGGCCTCGGTCCAGAGTCCCGAATAAATATGCTTCGGAACATCCTTACGGGTTTAGTGCGACACGAGAGAATCGAAACTACAAGAGCCCGAGCCGACGAGGTTAGATTTTACGCTGAAAAG TTAATTGACTATGCCAAAAAAGGAGATACTAATAAAAAGTCAATGGAAATGGCAGATTTTTGGCTTACG gagaAAGACCTGATTCCTAAGCTTTTCAAAGTACTTGCTCCAAGGTTTGAAAACAAGTCCAGTGGATATACACTGTTGGCCAGTATTCCAAACAGAGAAAACCTGGACCGGGCTGCAATGGCTGTTATTGAGTATAAGGGCAACCCATTCCCCCCTTTGTTTCCTGTTAAACGTACAGATGAACTGAATCTGGTTAACCAGCTTCTAAAAGGGTACAGAGAAGAGAAGGCTCAACTCACTACTGAAAATGTAGGGACTCATAGATGA